The nucleotide window CCACCGGCTTTTGCAAAAAGAGCAAGAGAAGAAGCACCAAAACTAAAGCCTAATAACATCGTTGGATTTTCTGTAATCCAAAACACAAGTGAAATACCTAATAAACTAGCTCCAACAACCGCCATTCCCATGACAGCTCCTCCACGAAAGCCAGCTAGAAAACTTGGTCTAATTCCTTTTTGGGCAGCCTCGGCAGTTTTCATATTGGCAATGGTAGCTACAAATATACCGATTTTACCAGCAAAAGCACTAAAAATTGTTCCTGATAAATAAGCAATCGTAATTGTTATGTTATCAATAATTTCACCTTTCCAAATAGGTGAAGGTAAAAAAACAAAGATAAGAATTGAAACGATAAAGGCAAATTTTGCTAATATAATATATTCTTTCTTTAAAAAAGTATTTGCACCGCTTTTAATTAATTCACCGATAGAGTGAATCTTTTCGTTGGTACTTTCTTGTCTTTTAACCCAACTATAAAGCCATCCTGCAAATCCAAAGGCAAGCATAGCTATTACTATACAAAAAATAATTGCGAAAATCGTGTTCATTGTTTCAGCTCCATTCTGTAAATCATCTTTTATAATTTTATCATGAATTTAATATCAATTCAATAAGGTTTCTATAAGAAATATAATTCAATATTAATATTAATAATTTATTAAATTAAATAGTTCAATGAATTGATTTTTTAACTTGTATTGACAAGACTTTAAGGCTATGATACATTATACTTAATTTGAAATTAGAAAAAATAATAGAAATTGGAGGAATAATTGTGAAAAAATGGGTATGTGAAGTATGTGGGTATATTTATGATCCAAAATTTGGCGATCCTGATGGTGGAATAGAAGCAGGTACTTCATTTGAAGATATTCCAGATAGTTGGGTTTGTCCTGATTGTGGTGTTACAAAAGAAAACTTTAGTCCAATTGAATAGTAAAATATAGTAAAACAATCGCCAATAGTGGCGATTGTTTTTTTTAAGATATGAGATTTAAATTACAGCAATTGCATCAATTTCAACGAGTGCATCTTTAGGAAGTTTACTTACTTCAACGGTGACTCTTGCAGGTTTATGAGAATCGAAGAAAGATTGATATACTTCATTCATTTTAGGAAAATCGCTCATATTTTTTAAATAAACTGTGCATTTAACAATATCTTCTTTTTTAAGGTTTGAAGCGAGTACAATTTGTAAAATGTTTTCAAGAGATTGTTTGGTTTGACACTCAATACAATTTCCTACGAATTGATTTGTGTGTGGATGAATTGGAAGTTGACCAGATACATACAACGTATTACTTGTAAGAACTGCTTGAGAATAGGGACCAATTGCTTGAGGTGCATTATTTGACGTGATGGGTTTGTTCATATAAAACCCTCCTTATAAATTACATTATAGATAGTAAGAAGAGTAATATCAAGAGTAATAATGAATTAATAATTGAATTTATCTTGAAATTCTTGAAAGTTGTATGTAAAATTAAATCATATACAAAGGAGAACTAATTATGAAAAAATTTATAAAAGAGTTTGGGTTATTTATTTCAAAAGGAAATGCGTTGGATTTAGCGATTGGAATTGTAATAGGAACTGCATTTAATGCTATTATAAAAAGCTTAGTAAATGATATAATTATGCCACTTATTAGTTTGTTAACAAAAGGAGACGTTAAAAGTCTATATGTTGTTTTAAAGGGCACTGCAACCTATGATCAAACTTTAGGACAATTAATTTTATCAGAAGATGCAGTACTCCTTACTTATGGAAATTTTATTCAGTCTATTTTTGATTTTTTGATTGTCGCTTTAGCTGTCTTTCTAGCATTAAAAGTTATTATGACATTTCGAACGAAAATTGAACTCTTAAAAAATCAAGTTGTAAATATAGAACAATCAGAATCAAATACATAATGATTTGATATTAATAAAAACTTGTATCTGTTGTGTTTCACTGGTGTAAAACGCTTTCTTTTGATATAATGTATTTAGTAACGGGAGGGATAGTATGAAAGTAAAACAAAATTATCAACTTCAAAACGGAATTTCCATTCCATCTATTGGTTTTGGAACGTGGCAAATTCCAAACGGAGAAATGGCTTATAACGCAACTTTAGAAGCTTTAAAAATAGGTTATAGACATATTGACACTGCGGCTGCATATCAAAATGAAGAATCGGTTGGCAAAGCCATAAAAGATTCGGGATTAAAAAGAGAAGAAGTTTTTATTACTTCTAAATTAAGAGCAGATATGAAAGGGTATCAAGTAGCTTTAGATGAATTTGACAAAACAATAAATAAATTAGGTGTTGATTACTTAGATTTGTACTTAATCCACGCTCCGAAACCTTGGGGAAAAGAAGGGGACGGAATTGAATACAATAATTTAAACGTTGAAACATGGAAGGCATTTATTAAATTATACCAAGAAGGTAAAATTCGAGCAATTGGTGTTTCAAATTTTAGACCAGAACACTTAATCCCTTTAGTAGAAGAAACACGTTTTGCTCCACATATAAATCAAATTTACTTATGTCCTGGAGCTTTACAAACTGAAACAGTTCTTTATGCTAAAAATTATGATATCTTAATTGAAGCCTATTCACCATTTGCAACGGGACGTTTGTTTAAAGTGGAACAAATTCATGAAATTGCCAAAAAATATAATCGTAGTGCGGCACAATTAGCTATTCGATGGAGTTTACAACACGGATTTTTGCCACTGCCAAAATCAGTAACTCCAGCTAGAATTGAAAGTAATTTTGATGTGTTTGATTTTGAAATTTCAGAAGAAGATATGATGATTATTGATCATCTTGAAATTCCAAGATAAATCATTGCTGTAATTCACAGGAGAATTCAAATGAAAATAATTGATGTAGATAGTTGGCATCGCAAAAAACATTATAACTATTATAAAGATTTTGATTTGCCTCACTTTAGCATTACTGCAAATGTTGATATTACAAACTTATACCATTTTGCTAAGAAAAATCAAACTTCATTTTTTGCAACTTTATTATATTATGTAATGAAAGTTGTCAACGATATTCCAGAATTAAAATATCGAATTCGCGGGAATGAAGTAATTTTACATGACACCATTCACCCATCTTATACTGTATTAGCAAACGAGGATTTGTTTCAATTTGTTACGTCAACCTTTACCGAAGATTTTCAAGCCTTTCTTCACAAGGTAGATCAAGACATAGACTATGTCAAAATCCATGAAAATTTAGATGACATTCCAGGAAAAGATGATTTAATCTATATTTCGGCTATTCCGTGGGTAACATTCACCAATTTAAGTCATCCGTTTGATACTAAACACCCAGATTCGATACCTAGAATTTCATGGGGTAAATTTTTTAAAGAAAATGATCGAGTTATAATTCCGATATCTTTATCGGCACATCATGCATTATGTGATGGAATTCATGTAGGAAAATTTTATCAGTTATTATCAAATACAATAAACTCAATTCAATAACAATAAAAGCGCTAATTCTTTTGCGCTTTTTCTTTTCATTTGACAAGAGTTAATATATAATGTTATAATATACATCACGGGGGGTGGGGTGTATGAAACAAAAATTTGATGTCAGAGGAATGACGTGTGCAGCTTGTCAATCAAATGTTGAAAAAGACGTATTAAAAGTATCAGGAGTAAAAGAAGTGAGCGTTTCATTGCTCACAAATTCTATGATTGTTGATTTTGATGAAGAACAAAGTAATGTTGATTCCATCATTAAATCTGTTGAAAAAGGTGGATATCACGCCTCTATCGTAGGAATAAAGAAATCAAATGATATAGATCCTCAACTATTGGAATATAAAACAATGAAAAAACGATTGATCGTTTCTTCAATTTTCTTTATTCCTTTATTATATTTATCTATGGGAACAATGATAGGACTTCCTTTACCTTTTATGTTTAATGGTTTATCAAATAGCGTCACTTTTGCCTTTACTCAGTTTTTACTTACACTTCCAATTATATTTATTAATTTTAAATTCTTTTCCATTGGATTTTTACATTTATTCAAAAGAACTCCCAATATGGATACTCTAATTGCCTTAGGATCTTTTGCTGCCATTTTTTATGGAGTATTTGCTATTTATCAAATGGGAATTGGGCTTGGAACAAATAACTTAGGGTTAGTTGAAGAGTATCACATGAATCTCTATTTTGAATCGGCTGGTGCTATATTAACCCTTGTAACACTAGGAAAATTTCTTGAAGCAAAAAGCAAAGGTAAAACCTCGGAATCTCTACAAAAATTGATTCATTTAGCTCCTACAATGGCTCAAGTCAAAAAAGGTGATGCTTTTGAAGAAACAAAAGTAGATCAAATAATAATTGATGATATTATTTTAATCAAGCCAGGAATGAAAATACCAGTAGATGGAATAATTCTTGAAGGAAATTCCACAATTGACGAAGCAATGATAACAGGAGAATCCTTACCAGTTGAAAAAAAAGTAGGAGATTTAGTGCTTACAGCTACGATTAATAAATCGGGATCATTTCAGTTTAAAGCCACAAAAGTAGGAGAAGATACTTCGCTTGCAACTATCATTCGATTGGTCGAAAATGCATCTAGTTCGAAAGCTCCTATTCAAAAATTAGCTGACAAAATTAGTGGTGTTTTTGTTCCTATTGTGATTGGAATTAGCTTAATAACTTTTTTAGGATGGTATTTAACAGGAAATTCATTCTCTTTTGCTTTGTCAATGTCGATAACGGTTCTTGTGATATCGTGTCCTTGTGCTCTTGGACTTGCAACACCAGTCGCTATCATGGTAGGCACAGGAAAAGGAGCAGAATATGGTACTTTATTTAAATCGGCACAAAGTTTGGAAACAACTCATTTAATTGATACAGTTGTTTTAGATAAAACAGGAACCATTACAAAAGGAATCTTTGAAATAACAGATATTTTACCTTTAAATGATTATTTAGAGGCTGATTTATTGAAAATTGCCTACTCACTTGAAGATGGTTCAGAACATCCAATCGGTAAGTCCATTGTAGAATACGCAAAAACACATAATATATCAAAACAAAAAGCAAATGATTTTGAGGCGTTATCTGGTATGGGGGTGAAAGCATCCATTGGAAATGATGTGTATTTTGTAGGGAATATGGGGCTTATGACTTCTTTATCGATTTCAATTGAAGAAGTTAAGGATTATGAATTCAATTTGGCGAAACTTGGCAAAACATCGGTATATTTAGTTAAAAACAATACTATAATAGGACTAATTTCATTAAAAGATGGCGTAAAAGAAGGAAGCGTTGAAGCCATTCAAATAATGAAAAAAATGGGACTTGAAGTAATTATGCTAACGGGAGATAATCAAATTACTGCAAATGCGATTAAAGAAGATTTAAACATTTCAAAAGTATTTGCCCAAGTTTTACCAGATCAGAAAGAACAAGTAATTATTGATTTACAATCTCAAGGGAAAAAAGTAGCTATGATTGGTGATGGAATAAATGATGCCATTGCTTTAACTAGAGCTGATATCGGAATTGCTATTGGAGCTGGAAGTGATATTGCTATTGAATCTGCTGATATCGTTTTAATAAAGAATAACTTACTTGATGCAGTATTTGCATTGCAACTAAGTAAAAAAACGATGAACAATATTAAAATGAATCTATTTTGGGCGTTTTTTTACAACATAATAGGAATTCCAATTGCTGCTGGTGTTTTTTATACGCTCGCTGGATTAAGATTAAATCCTACTTTTGGAAGTCTTGCAATGAGTTTAAGTAGTGTGACTGTTGTTTTAAATGCATTAAGATTAAAATGGATTAAACCAAATAAAATGGAGGAAATATTATGAAAAAGAAACTAATAATTAAGGGAATGAGTTGTAAACATTGTGAAATGAGAGTTGAAAAATCACTATTAAATCTTGATGGTGTAAAAAAAGTTAAAGTAAGTTTCGTAAAAAACGAGGCCATTATTACACTAGATCAACAAATTGAAAATTATGTATTTTTTGATTGCATTAAAGATGCTGGATATGAACTAATTACCATTGAGGAATTAGCATGAAAGCAGATCACAAAGAAGTAATTAAATACTTAAATACTGCAAAAGGTCAAATCGAAGGTATCTTAAAAATGGTGGATGAAGATCGATATTGCATCGAAATTTCACATCAACTTTTAGCTTCTACGGCCATCCTAAAAAAAGCAAATCAACTTGTGCTACAAGCACATTTGAATTCATGTGTTAAAGATACATTGACAGAAGATGCTACGATTAAAATTCAAGAAATTATTCAAATCATTGATAAATTGAATAAGTAAAAAGACATCTTGAAAACATAAAAAAACATGTTATAATTAATCAGTCATAAAAATAATTCATTAGGTGTATAACAGGGAATGAAGTGTAATTCTTCAACTGTACCAGCAACCGTAATGTGGATGAATCTATAATAGCCATTGTTAAATCGAGAAGGCATAGATTTATTTGAAGCGAAGTCGGGAGACCTACCTAATTAATTAAATATAATTTCATAGAAGAGGGATAAAATGAAAAGAATTGTACTGGGTTTTTTACTGTTCTTGTTGGTTTTTACAAGTTTTTTAGGATGTCAATCAACGAGAAACACAGCTTTTGGAGATGGAGAAATTACGTTTGAAATTTATGATCAAGAAGATGTTTTACTGTCAAGGGTTACCGTTGATTACGAAGAAGGAGACACCCTTCTTGGCTTGTTAATGGAAAACTTTACCGTATCTTGTCAAGATGAACTAGGCGGCACGGATGAAACCTGTTCTTATAGCGGACTATATGGAGTGTATTTGCTCTCGGTGGGTGATTTAGAAGCCTATAATAATGGAGAATTTATTGAATTTTATATTAATGACGAATATGCCTTAAGCGGAATTGATACGACAGATATTATTGATGGATCGGTTTATCAATTTAAATATGGAACTTATGAAATCGGTTGATGTTCGAAAACATACTATTAGAAATATCACATTATCCGCAATGCTTTTAGCGGTATTAATTGTACAAGAAGAACTACTTATCTTTTTACCAAACATTCAATTTACCGTTGTATTATTAATGGTTTATGCTGCAATTTTGCCTTATTCAATGTTAATTAGTTTAACGGTTGGATATGTCATTATCGATAGTTTAATTATGGGTTCTTTTAACATGCTTTACGTAGTTCCTATGTTAATCGGTTGGATTCTTTTAGTACTAGTTTCTAAAAAACTTCAACATCAAAAAATTTGGATTTTAATTATGGTCTCTTTCATTTTTGGATTTGTATATGGATGGTTATTTATACCTTCTAAATTTTTAGAAATTGGAATTGATAGATTGTGGCCTTATTTTATTAGCGATTTACCATTTGAAATAATGATGGCAATTAGCAATATTGTTACAGTAATTCTATTATATGTTCCTTTAAAAAAACTACTTTTATCTTTAATGAATCAAAGTAGTAGTGAACTATAACTGTTATTTCATAGAAAAAGAGACATATCATTGTCTCTTTTTATTTACGACAAAAAAGACTTAGGTTCTTGCGATAATACAAATTTAAAAGTATAATTAATAATAAGATGTAAAAAGAATGCACATGAAATGAGGAAAAGATATGTATTCATATTTCATCACTTTCATCAATTTCAGTTTAAGTAAAGTCGAATCCTTAGTTTATTTTACTTTTTTCTACATGGGGTCTTTGTTTGATCAAATATCAACAACTGAGATTATTATAATTGTTTTAATTGTTCATTTAATTTTAATTCTTTCTTATTTTCTTTATAAAAATTCTAAGCAACTAAAGAAAGAAATTCATAAACAAAAAGATATAATGAATTTAACGTTAAACTATACTAGTCTAATTGAG belongs to Bacillota bacterium and includes:
- a CDS encoding rubredoxin — encoded protein: MKKWVCEVCGYIYDPKFGDPDGGIEAGTSFEDIPDSWVCPDCGVTKENFSPIE
- a CDS encoding RidA family protein, producing the protein MNKPITSNNAPQAIGPYSQAVLTSNTLYVSGQLPIHPHTNQFVGNCIECQTKQSLENILQIVLASNLKKEDIVKCTVYLKNMSDFPKMNEVYQSFFDSHKPARVTVEVSKLPKDALVEIDAIAVI
- the mscL gene encoding large conductance mechanosensitive channel protein MscL, translating into MKKFIKEFGLFISKGNALDLAIGIVIGTAFNAIIKSLVNDIIMPLISLLTKGDVKSLYVVLKGTATYDQTLGQLILSEDAVLLTYGNFIQSIFDFLIVALAVFLALKVIMTFRTKIELLKNQVVNIEQSESNT
- a CDS encoding aldo/keto reductase; the protein is MKVKQNYQLQNGISIPSIGFGTWQIPNGEMAYNATLEALKIGYRHIDTAAAYQNEESVGKAIKDSGLKREEVFITSKLRADMKGYQVALDEFDKTINKLGVDYLDLYLIHAPKPWGKEGDGIEYNNLNVETWKAFIKLYQEGKIRAIGVSNFRPEHLIPLVEETRFAPHINQIYLCPGALQTETVLYAKNYDILIEAYSPFATGRLFKVEQIHEIAKKYNRSAAQLAIRWSLQHGFLPLPKSVTPARIESNFDVFDFEISEEDMMIIDHLEIPR
- a CDS encoding chloramphenicol acetyltransferase, whose protein sequence is MKIIDVDSWHRKKHYNYYKDFDLPHFSITANVDITNLYHFAKKNQTSFFATLLYYVMKVVNDIPELKYRIRGNEVILHDTIHPSYTVLANEDLFQFVTSTFTEDFQAFLHKVDQDIDYVKIHENLDDIPGKDDLIYISAIPWVTFTNLSHPFDTKHPDSIPRISWGKFFKENDRVIIPISLSAHHALCDGIHVGKFYQLLSNTINSIQ
- a CDS encoding metal-sensing transcriptional repressor, with translation MKADHKEVIKYLNTAKGQIEGILKMVDEDRYCIEISHQLLASTAILKKANQLVLQAHLNSCVKDTLTEDATIKIQEIIQIIDKLNK